ATTGTAGATTTCGAGGAAGGTAAGTATATTTTTAAACTCGAGACTGACGGATCTTTAACACCTAGAGAAGTTCTTACAATAGCTTGCGATATTTTAACGGAAAAAGCAGATAATATCATAAATTTTGTGAATGAGGAGGAATAGTAAAAATGAAATTAACAAAAACTAACCCAAATACTGTAAATTTAATAGAATCCCTCACTAAACAATCATCTGCAGAAGATGCTCCTATATGGAAAGCTGTTGCTAACGACTTAAAAAGGGCTAATAGAAAGAACAAAGAAGTTAATGTTTACCATATAGATAAGTTTTCTAATGATGATGAGACTATCCTTGT
This genomic interval from Candidatus Methanosphaera massiliense contains the following:
- a CDS encoding 50S ribosomal protein L18e, encoding MKLTKTNPNTVNLIESLTKQSSAEDAPIWKAVANDLKRANRKNKEVNVYHIDKFSNDDETILVPGKVLGEGSISTKVTVAAFKFSQEAERKITAAGGKCLKIDELMAENPKGSNVKIIK